A region of Synergistaceae bacterium DNA encodes the following proteins:
- the fliS gene encoding flagellar export chaperone FliS, translating into MENKSQDVQFTYQATQISTATKEQLLLITYDIGIRSCRIAEAALGADSKNQDFDLAHREILRAQEVIRELMVTLNTDKGGEMARSLMRIYDFMYQLLVEANVKKKPSNVHTVLTMLEDLKETWGEALMKLLKEYQAAHPEDEDLKAVKNLSLDELKIAPNAKISAAPRPVSVPGKAQPGGLNIAG; encoded by the coding sequence GTGGAAAATAAATCTCAGGACGTGCAGTTTACATATCAGGCCACGCAAATTTCGACGGCAACAAAGGAGCAACTTCTTCTCATCACCTATGATATCGGCATCCGTTCTTGCCGTATAGCGGAAGCCGCGTTGGGAGCAGATAGTAAAAACCAAGATTTTGACCTAGCGCATCGGGAAATACTGCGGGCTCAGGAGGTCATTCGGGAACTCATGGTGACCCTGAACACCGACAAGGGCGGGGAGATGGCCCGCAGTTTGATGCGAATTTATGATTTCATGTACCAGCTTCTCGTGGAAGCCAACGTTAAAAAGAAGCCCAGCAACGTCCATACTGTTCTGACGATGTTGGAAGATCTCAAGGAGACTTGGGGAGAAGCTCTGATGAAGCTGTTGAAGGAGTATCAGGCAGCCCACCCCGAGGATGAAGATCTTAAGGCTGTCAAGAACCTGAGCCTCGATGAACTGAAAATCGCTCCGAACGCGAAAATCTCAGCGGCTCCGCGCCCGGTTTCGGTTCCCGGCAAGGCTCAACCCGGAGGTTTGAACATTGCTGGATAG
- a CDS encoding flagellar protein FlgN: protein MLDSVLDTVKNLLKLELGIYGTLRKMVSRELEAIILDKDMEELLSILQEKQELISRLQLLADTWLDAFPSLGLAEVRGTSGFWEKLGALFSGEESAEFDQILSETRAAAENLMVAEAKVQEELEKHVQQLRDKMLQMTQGRSAFVNYAKMGGSYIDSGQ, encoded by the coding sequence TTGCTGGATAGCGTTCTGGACACGGTCAAGAACTTACTGAAACTTGAATTGGGGATATACGGCACTTTAAGAAAAATGGTCTCTCGGGAACTGGAGGCCATTATCCTCGATAAGGACATGGAAGAACTCCTCTCGATCTTGCAGGAAAAACAAGAGCTGATCTCCCGGCTTCAGTTGCTGGCGGATACGTGGTTGGACGCTTTCCCCAGCTTAGGGCTTGCGGAGGTTCGAGGGACATCTGGGTTCTGGGAAAAATTAGGCGCGCTTTTCTCTGGAGAGGAAAGCGCCGAATTTGACCAGATTCTATCGGAAACCCGCGCCGCCGCCGAGAATCTAATGGTGGCCGAGGCAAAGGTGCAGGAAGAACTTGAAAAACACGTACAACAACTGCGGGACAAGATGTTGCAAATGACCCAGGGGCGCTCGGCTTTCGTGAACTACGCCAAAATGGGGGGAAGTTACATTGACTCCGGCCAGTAG
- a CDS encoding M48 family metalloprotease — MFLTFYLFSYSAQAQNQGKNSGKNDVSFDNSPSKDEGIADSQLRKEREAGRKTVKEIEERWELIADPVPLVRLSMIVDALKPHMEREIPYEVRIIRSDVSNAFCLPGGFIFFTSKMLQLLHSDAEIAAVMAHEMVHVDQSHGFKMAAKSEKITLAALVVMLASGGALAPVALSQVMQVAITSSYSIEFEKEADSMGLDALIAAGYPASAMVTVMEGFMHEEMKRPIQEYGIYMDHPDSIDRVRSLGEKLVSLKIAVERKHPLQMLQTFVKENGAKISLFVDDLEVWEGTNDNQTRDLLRQVRELLDRGFQMELVPYDLRLENSGAKGESVLRLKNVVLAHTPLPAGMPGLSTLRENLLVALDRARKKHPIANYFKY; from the coding sequence GTGTTTTTGACGTTTTACCTTTTTTCCTATTCCGCTCAAGCCCAAAATCAAGGTAAAAATTCGGGAAAAAACGATGTTTCTTTCGATAACTCGCCATCAAAAGACGAGGGCATTGCTGATTCCCAGTTGCGAAAAGAACGAGAAGCGGGGCGAAAGACTGTCAAAGAGATAGAGGAGCGATGGGAGCTAATAGCGGATCCTGTTCCACTCGTTCGCCTTTCCATGATCGTAGACGCCCTGAAGCCACACATGGAACGCGAAATTCCTTACGAAGTCCGTATCATCAGATCAGATGTTTCCAACGCCTTTTGTCTTCCTGGCGGGTTCATTTTCTTCACTTCGAAAATGCTGCAACTCCTTCACTCCGACGCTGAAATCGCCGCGGTTATGGCCCACGAAATGGTCCACGTGGACCAGAGCCACGGCTTCAAAATGGCGGCCAAGTCCGAAAAAATTACTTTGGCGGCTCTGGTCGTGATGCTGGCCAGTGGGGGTGCGTTGGCGCCCGTTGCATTGTCTCAGGTGATGCAAGTAGCTATCACCAGTTCGTACTCTATCGAGTTCGAAAAGGAGGCCGACAGCATGGGGTTGGACGCGCTAATCGCCGCGGGCTATCCAGCCTCAGCTATGGTTACTGTCATGGAGGGGTTTATGCACGAGGAAATGAAACGCCCCATCCAGGAGTATGGCATCTACATGGACCACCCCGACTCCATTGATCGGGTTCGGAGCCTGGGGGAGAAGCTGGTGAGCTTGAAGATCGCCGTGGAAAGAAAGCACCCTCTTCAAATGCTCCAAACCTTCGTGAAAGAGAACGGGGCAAAAATCAGCCTTTTCGTGGATGATCTGGAGGTGTGGGAGGGCACCAACGACAACCAGACAAGGGACCTTTTGAGGCAGGTGAGAGAACTGCTGGACCGGGGCTTTCAGATGGAGCTGGTGCCTTATGACCTACGGTTGGAAAATAGCGGAGCGAAAGGAGAAAGCGTCTTACGCCTGAAAAACGTTGTTTTGGCCCATACCCCCTTGCCGGCGGGAATGCCCGGCCTTTCCACCCTGAGGGAAAATCTTCTAGTGGCTTTGGACCGGGCCAGAAAAAAACACCCCATAGCCAATTATTTCAAATATTAA
- a CDS encoding nitroreductase family protein: MVCAFKNKRRFFRVFKVVTMALLTTVLLTGATVCVPAWADVKLPDPLTEGGGGVFSLLKSRASALSGSYPTGQISQEELSTILWAASGLNRPGKGWTIPLAMGREPYCKVYVVGDDGTFLYDWKEHALREISKENVKAAIGSQAFVGKASHVLVFVTDSKALANFNNGRAEEWAYVAIGAMTQNVYLAADALGIGVRYLASLSPDVARTSLQLAERDIPVCIMPIGKR; this comes from the coding sequence ATGGTTTGTGCGTTCAAAAACAAACGGAGGTTTTTTCGTGTTTTTAAGGTGGTGACAATGGCGTTGCTGACGACGGTATTGCTGACTGGAGCCACGGTGTGCGTGCCGGCCTGGGCGGATGTGAAACTTCCAGATCCTTTGACGGAAGGCGGAGGGGGCGTTTTTTCGCTTTTGAAGAGCCGCGCCTCGGCGCTGTCAGGTAGTTACCCCACGGGACAGATCTCACAAGAGGAGCTTTCAACGATCTTGTGGGCAGCGTCCGGTCTCAATCGCCCAGGAAAAGGGTGGACGATTCCGCTGGCTATGGGGCGTGAACCCTACTGCAAAGTATATGTGGTGGGCGACGATGGGACGTTTCTCTATGATTGGAAAGAACACGCCCTAAGGGAAATTTCCAAGGAAAATGTCAAAGCCGCCATCGGTTCACAGGCTTTTGTGGGGAAAGCGTCGCACGTTCTGGTTTTCGTGACGGATAGCAAGGCTTTGGCGAACTTCAACAATGGCCGCGCTGAGGAATGGGCCTATGTTGCCATTGGGGCAATGACGCAAAACGTCTACCTGGCGGCCGACGCGCTGGGCATCGGCGTGCGCTACCTCGCCTCCCTTTCGCCCGACGTGGCCCGGACATCTCTCCAATTGGCAGAGAGGGATATTCCCGTCTGTATCATGCCCATTGGAAAAAGGTGA
- a CDS encoding cyclase family protein: MPNASSNHPLWNQLSELKSKYKWIDLTHEFSPETPHWYGFQPLGVKKLFDFDVAPMKVYEYTVAGQYGTHADVPGHFDAKGRLMDEIPVDELVYPLCVVDKSKEVTQNDDYVLTRTDIEAWEKEYGVIPEGAFVAFRSDWSRREPSKFDNNDAEGHAHYPGWDIECVKWLADVRKVGAIGHETPDTDPPACEAQTGFRAEDYILKADKLNVELLKNLDQLPPVGAIAFVVFPKLKGGTGFPTRVFAICPKV; the protein is encoded by the coding sequence ATGCCAAACGCGTCATCTAATCACCCTCTGTGGAATCAGTTGTCCGAGTTGAAGTCCAAATACAAGTGGATCGACCTCACTCATGAATTCAGCCCCGAAACCCCGCACTGGTATGGATTCCAGCCTCTCGGCGTCAAAAAGCTGTTCGACTTCGATGTCGCTCCTATGAAGGTCTACGAGTACACTGTTGCTGGACAGTACGGGACCCACGCTGATGTTCCCGGACATTTCGACGCCAAGGGCCGGCTCATGGATGAGATCCCTGTGGACGAATTAGTGTATCCACTCTGCGTAGTGGATAAATCCAAAGAGGTGACCCAAAACGATGACTATGTCCTCACGAGGACGGACATCGAGGCATGGGAAAAAGAATACGGTGTCATTCCCGAAGGCGCGTTTGTGGCCTTCCGCAGCGACTGGTCGCGCCGCGAACCGTCCAAATTTGACAATAACGATGCGGAAGGGCACGCGCATTACCCCGGCTGGGACATCGAATGCGTCAAGTGGCTCGCCGATGTTCGCAAAGTCGGAGCTATAGGGCACGAAACGCCCGACACCGACCCGCCCGCCTGCGAAGCCCAGACTGGTTTCCGCGCCGAAGACTACATCCTCAAAGCCGACAAGTTGAACGTCGAGCTTCTGAAAAACCTGGATCAGTTACCCCCGGTGGGCGCGATTGCCTTCGTTGTCTTTCCGAAACTCAAAGGCGGAACAGGTTTCCCAACCAGAGTGTTCGCCATTTGCCCTAAAGTCTAG
- a CDS encoding peroxidase-related enzyme (This protein belongs to a clade of uncharacterized proteins related to peroxidases such as the alkylhydroperoxidase AhpD.), which translates to MPQSTQKNGLVFDERLSYLQKPDRSNMTDSQYELFNRNVETMKRDWGFINNLFKVLPLNAAQYEGFLAFKASLFTPEVCYLSNADKEMIGLVVSSTNGCTYCLTTHGDVLRGLTGDPEWVDQLTYNYRTAKLTEKQRALCDYAYFVTTYPREIDTDQADHLREAGFNDHEILEAAYVAGFFNYTNRWVSTIAPKPNSGHFHHNRS; encoded by the coding sequence ATGCCGCAATCCACCCAAAAAAACGGTCTCGTTTTCGATGAACGATTGTCGTATTTGCAAAAGCCGGACCGCTCCAATATGACAGACTCGCAGTACGAACTCTTCAATCGGAACGTCGAGACGATGAAGCGCGATTGGGGATTTATCAATAACCTTTTCAAGGTATTGCCTCTCAATGCTGCGCAGTACGAGGGATTCCTCGCGTTCAAGGCGTCGCTCTTCACACCTGAAGTCTGCTATCTATCCAACGCCGACAAGGAGATGATCGGCCTCGTGGTATCCTCCACAAACGGCTGCACCTACTGCCTGACTACGCACGGCGACGTTTTGCGGGGGCTCACTGGAGACCCCGAATGGGTGGATCAGCTCACATACAATTACCGAACGGCTAAACTGACGGAAAAGCAACGCGCCCTATGTGACTACGCCTACTTCGTGACGACCTATCCGAGGGAGATCGACACGGATCAAGCCGATCATCTGCGCGAAGCCGGTTTTAACGATCACGAGATATTGGAAGCGGCTTACGTGGCCGGTTTTTTCAATTATACTAACCGCTGGGTCAGCACGATAGCGCCGAAGCCAAACAGTGGACACTTCCACCACAACAGAAGTTAA